A genomic window from Chitinophagaceae bacterium includes:
- a CDS encoding class I SAM-dependent methyltransferase, with protein sequence MTMKEKCEICNNNNWLELPDPNNSLSVTTTGKIIKQPLGKSLCSMCGFVKRNKFNYLGQGEYYQEDYAPYYERPGIEEYHRRRYKDLAEWMSKYLLDAFNFKKVLDVGSGQGWMMDAMSSRYDGIEIFGIEPNRYNAAIAKQKGYTIIENKIEHSNMNDTYDLVYSNNVLQHVNDIGKFIADMKMLLSEHGVIIATCPDGSRPSIDLFWSDHNYSFLPDHLRKIGRDFGFETVWVTQSLENPSIPPAQLLCMTNNPSYQGKLIGEKETFDLDIIQFYSSRVEYLQSIKRLNDFLMQEISGFSAVYNFGASYWTSIIAAYCPDYWKIVDACVIDKQDSIMEFMGKNVVELGSLQNLEQAAMVLGTAPVSHDKLAPRFSEFKKIIKWDTLIRY encoded by the coding sequence GTAAATCTCTATGCTCGATGTGTGGTTTTGTTAAGCGTAACAAATTTAATTATTTAGGTCAAGGTGAATATTACCAGGAAGACTATGCGCCCTATTACGAACGCCCCGGTATTGAAGAATATCACAGAAGAAGATACAAGGATCTCGCCGAGTGGATGAGTAAATACCTTCTTGATGCATTTAATTTTAAGAAAGTCCTCGATGTTGGTTCTGGACAAGGTTGGATGATGGATGCAATGTCCTCCAGATATGATGGTATCGAGATCTTCGGTATTGAACCTAATCGATATAATGCAGCAATAGCTAAACAAAAAGGCTATACTATAATAGAAAATAAAATTGAACATTCAAATATGAATGATACCTATGACCTGGTTTACTCTAATAATGTACTCCAACACGTCAATGACATTGGCAAATTTATTGCTGATATGAAGATGCTCTTGAGTGAGCACGGGGTTATCATTGCTACCTGCCCCGACGGTTCAAGACCAAGTATCGATCTTTTTTGGTCTGATCACAACTACTCTTTCTTGCCCGATCATCTCAGAAAAATAGGACGAGACTTTGGTTTTGAAACGGTATGGGTAACACAATCACTGGAAAATCCTTCTATTCCACCTGCGCAACTATTATGTATGACAAATAATCCTTCCTACCAGGGGAAGCTAATAGGAGAAAAAGAAACTTTCGATCTTGATATCATCCAATTCTACAGCAGTAGAGTTGAATATCTGCAATCTATCAAGAGACTGAATGATTTTCTTATGCAAGAAATTTCCGGATTTTCTGCGGTATATAACTTTGGAGCAAGTTATTGGACTTCTATTATTGCTGCCTATTGTCCGGACTATTGGAAGATAGTAGATGCGTGTGTAATCGATAAGCAGGATAGTATCATGGAGTTTATGGGAAAAAATGTAGTAGAATTAGGCTCATTGCAGAATTTAGAGCAAGCCGCAATGGTATTGGGAACTGCTCCTGTAAGTCATGACAAGCTGGCACCTAGATTCAGTGAATTTAAAAAAATTATCAAGTGGGATACTTTAATTAGGTATTAA